One genomic window of Sphingopyxis sp. OPL5 includes the following:
- a CDS encoding hydrogen peroxide-inducible genes activator, producing MQNYLPSLKQMQYLVALHEHGHFGRAADACNVTQSTLSAGIRELETLLGQTLVERTRRVVRFTTLGNAIVAKAHRVLREAEELADMAAAAAAPLVGELRMSVIPTIAPFLLPGMLRLLRKTRPALKLFLREEPSAQACESLHHGAVDCVLLALPYACGDVESEALFDDALFVAFPGDQSEDLPAMVSADQIDPAQMLMLEDGHCLKDHALAACNRPELRAGARMMGTSLHTLVQMVDNGLGITMLPQMAIEAGILDHTDIDTRPLDSDHDWRTIALVWRKGSPRAEEFQMLAEIFRQHKAG from the coding sequence ATGCAAAATTACCTGCCCTCGCTGAAACAGATGCAATATCTGGTCGCGCTGCACGAACATGGCCATTTCGGCCGCGCCGCCGACGCGTGCAACGTCACCCAGTCGACGCTGTCGGCGGGCATTCGCGAACTCGAGACTTTGCTCGGCCAGACCCTCGTCGAGCGCACCCGCCGCGTCGTCCGCTTCACCACCCTCGGCAACGCGATCGTCGCCAAGGCGCACCGCGTGCTGCGCGAGGCCGAGGAACTGGCGGATATGGCGGCGGCCGCCGCCGCGCCGCTCGTCGGCGAACTGCGGATGAGCGTCATCCCGACGATCGCGCCCTTCCTGCTCCCCGGCATGCTGCGCCTGCTGCGCAAGACCCGCCCCGCGCTCAAGCTCTTCCTGCGTGAGGAACCGAGCGCGCAGGCGTGCGAATCGCTCCACCACGGCGCCGTCGACTGCGTCCTCCTCGCCCTCCCCTATGCGTGCGGCGACGTCGAGAGCGAGGCGCTGTTCGACGACGCTTTGTTCGTCGCTTTCCCCGGCGACCAGTCGGAGGATCTTCCCGCGATGGTCAGCGCCGACCAGATCGACCCGGCGCAGATGCTGATGCTCGAGGATGGCCATTGCCTGAAGGACCATGCGCTCGCCGCGTGCAACCGCCCCGAACTGCGCGCCGGCGCGCGGATGATGGGGACGTCGCTGCACACGCTGGTGCAGATGGTCGACAATGGCCTCGGCATCACCATGCTGCCGCAGATGGCGATCGAGGCCGGCATCCTCGATCACACCGACATCGACACCCGCCCGCTCGATTCGGATCACGACTGGCGCACGATCGCGCTGGTCTGGCGCAAGGGCAGCCCGCGCGCCGAAGAGTTT